A window of Rhabdothermincola salaria contains these coding sequences:
- the lysS gene encoding lysine--tRNA ligase: MTPDATTSGADDAEVVEELSDAEAAVERASIRAQRLDKVAALRERGIDPYPYRFDRDRTIGELRAEFEGLEDGVETDVEVRVAGRLMLKREQGRLTFGQLRDRSGEVQLFVSAGVLGKERMPDFNDLDRGDWVGVEGTVMVTRKGELSVKVTDFVLLSKAVRPLPDKWKGLSDVDTRFRQRYVDLTVNPDARRVFEVRVAAVDAVRAVLRQREYLEVETPMLHLQQGGATARPFVTHYNALDLDTYLRIALELPLKRLLVGGFERVFEIGRVFRNEGIDTRHNPEFTMLEAYEAFGDYNEMIELTEALVGAAAQAANGTTTVECRGRTIELAGPWRRVTMVELIAETVGVDIHPAMPVAEARAVLDGLGLAWDDSWGAGRCTHEVYDELVEPKVVEPTVVLDHPRETSPLAKPHRDDPTLVERFEVIVDGRELANAYSELNDPAEQLARFREEAAHKAAGDPEAADVDLDYIRALEYGMPPAGGMGMGIDRLVMLLAGVESIREVILFPTLRPEVGFTDADVDPA, from the coding sequence ATGACCCCCGATGCCACCACGAGCGGCGCCGACGACGCCGAGGTCGTCGAGGAGCTCAGCGACGCCGAGGCGGCGGTCGAGAGGGCGTCGATCCGGGCGCAGCGCCTGGACAAGGTGGCCGCCCTGCGCGAGCGCGGGATCGATCCCTACCCCTACCGCTTCGACCGCGACCGCACCATCGGGGAGCTGCGGGCCGAGTTCGAGGGCCTCGAGGACGGGGTGGAGACCGACGTCGAGGTGCGCGTCGCCGGCCGCTTGATGCTCAAGCGGGAACAGGGGCGCCTCACCTTCGGTCAGCTGCGAGACCGTTCCGGGGAGGTGCAGCTGTTCGTGTCCGCCGGGGTGCTCGGCAAGGAGCGGATGCCCGACTTCAACGACCTCGATCGAGGCGACTGGGTCGGGGTCGAGGGCACGGTCATGGTGACCAGGAAGGGCGAGCTGTCGGTCAAGGTGACCGACTTCGTCCTGCTCTCCAAGGCGGTCCGGCCCCTCCCGGACAAGTGGAAGGGCCTGTCCGACGTGGACACGCGCTTTCGTCAGCGCTACGTCGACCTCACCGTCAACCCCGACGCTCGGCGGGTGTTCGAGGTGCGCGTCGCCGCGGTCGATGCCGTCCGCGCGGTGCTGCGCCAGCGGGAGTACCTCGAGGTGGAGACGCCGATGCTGCACCTCCAACAGGGCGGGGCCACGGCCCGGCCGTTCGTCACCCACTACAACGCCCTCGATCTCGACACCTACCTGCGCATCGCCCTCGAGCTCCCGCTCAAGCGGCTCCTGGTGGGCGGGTTCGAACGGGTCTTCGAGATCGGCCGCGTGTTCCGCAACGAGGGCATCGACACCCGCCACAACCCCGAGTTCACCATGCTCGAGGCCTACGAGGCCTTCGGTGACTACAACGAGATGATCGAGCTCACCGAGGCGCTGGTGGGGGCGGCCGCCCAGGCCGCCAACGGCACCACCACCGTGGAGTGCCGGGGACGCACGATCGAGCTGGCCGGACCGTGGCGCAGGGTCACCATGGTCGAGCTCATCGCCGAGACCGTCGGCGTCGACATCCACCCGGCCATGCCGGTGGCGGAGGCGCGTGCCGTCCTCGACGGCCTGGGCCTGGCCTGGGACGACTCGTGGGGCGCGGGGCGCTGCACCCACGAGGTCTACGACGAGCTGGTCGAGCCCAAGGTGGTGGAACCGACGGTCGTGCTCGACCACCCTCGCGAGACGTCGCCGCTGGCCAAGCCCCATCGAGACGACCCGACGTTGGTCGAGCGCTTCGAGGTGATCGTCGACGGTCGCGAGCTGGCCAACGCCTACAGCGAGCTCAACGACCCCGCCGAGCAGCTGGCCCGGTTCCGCGAGGAGGCGGCCCACAAGGCCGCCGGCGACCCCGAGGCCGCCGACGTCGATCTCGACTACATCCGGGCCCTGGAGTACGGCATGCCCCCGGCCGGTGGGATGGGCATGGGCATCGATCGCCTGGTGATGCTGCTGGCCGGCGTGGAGAGCATCCGAGAGGTCATCTTGTTCCCGACGTTGCGCCCCGAGGTCGGCTTCACCGACGCCGACGTCGACCCCGCCTGA
- a CDS encoding SOS response-associated peptidase, whose amino-acid sequence MCGRFVSASPPGEIARYFDAEAPEAALEPSYNVAPTNDVYVVLADGRTRRVTPMHWGLVPRWAKDPSVGNRMINARAETLASKGAFKPAFQKRRCLVPADGFYEWKAVPGQKRKQPVYIHRPDGEPLAFAGLWEVWRDPGASDAEREAGGGSLRSCTIITGEPNETVRPVHDRMPVILPRSQWDTWLDPDVHDLEVLGRLLVPAPPSLVALRPVSTEVNNVRNKGAHLVDEVDPVPEGELPGQSSLL is encoded by the coding sequence ATGTGCGGCCGCTTCGTCTCTGCCTCCCCGCCCGGGGAGATCGCTCGGTACTTCGATGCCGAAGCCCCCGAAGCGGCCCTCGAACCCAGCTACAACGTGGCCCCGACCAACGACGTCTACGTCGTGCTCGCCGACGGCCGGACCCGGCGGGTCACCCCCATGCACTGGGGCCTGGTGCCGCGTTGGGCCAAGGACCCGTCGGTGGGCAACCGGATGATCAACGCCCGAGCCGAGACCCTCGCGTCGAAGGGGGCGTTCAAGCCGGCCTTCCAGAAGCGGCGGTGCCTGGTCCCGGCCGACGGCTTCTACGAGTGGAAGGCCGTCCCGGGCCAGAAGCGCAAGCAACCCGTCTACATCCACCGACCCGACGGCGAGCCGTTGGCGTTCGCCGGCCTCTGGGAGGTGTGGCGTGACCCCGGCGCCTCGGACGCCGAGCGTGAGGCCGGCGGGGGGTCGCTGCGGTCGTGCACGATCATCACCGGCGAGCCCAACGAGACGGTGCGTCCGGTCCACGACCGGATGCCGGTCATCCTGCCCCGGTCGCAGTGGGACACCTGGCTCGACCCCGACGTGCACGATCTCGAGGTCCTCGGGCGGCTCCTGGTGCCGGCGCCGCCCTCGTTGGTGGCCCTGCGACCGGTGAGCACCGAGGTCAACAACGTGCGCAACAAGGGCGCCCACCTCGTCGACGAGGTCGACCCGGTCCCGGAGGGTGAGCTCCCCGGGCAGTCCAGCCTGCTCTGA
- a CDS encoding CDP-alcohol phosphatidyltransferase family protein, whose amino-acid sequence MPASPPPDPVRRGARPVSAQAASEKHAIEVHRDDVAGEDRIVTVPNVITFVRLALLPVFVWLLLGQGDQGAAAWLLAGLGATDWVDGYIARRWHQVSTLGKVLDPVADRLLFFVAIVAIIIDGAAPLWLCVAVLVREGLVAGATLTLAALGAVRIDVTWFGKAGTFALMFAFPLFLAGASTMWWADEAAVMAWAFAVPGLVLSYYAAVMYVPAGIRALREGRAARAG is encoded by the coding sequence ATGCCCGCGTCCCCGCCTCCGGACCCCGTGCGACGCGGCGCACGCCCGGTCAGCGCCCAGGCCGCCTCCGAGAAGCACGCCATCGAGGTCCACCGCGACGACGTGGCCGGGGAGGACCGCATCGTCACCGTGCCCAACGTCATCACCTTCGTCCGCCTGGCGCTGCTCCCCGTTTTCGTGTGGCTGCTGCTCGGCCAGGGGGACCAGGGCGCGGCCGCCTGGCTGCTCGCCGGACTCGGGGCAACCGACTGGGTCGACGGGTACATCGCCCGCCGCTGGCACCAGGTGTCGACGCTCGGGAAGGTGCTCGACCCGGTGGCGGACCGCCTGCTGTTCTTCGTCGCCATCGTGGCCATCATCATCGACGGCGCCGCCCCGCTGTGGTTGTGCGTCGCCGTGCTGGTCCGCGAGGGACTGGTGGCCGGTGCCACCCTCACGCTGGCCGCGCTGGGTGCCGTTCGGATCGACGTCACCTGGTTCGGCAAGGCCGGCACGTTCGCCTTGATGTTCGCCTTCCCGCTGTTCCTCGCCGGAGCCAGCACCATGTGGTGGGCCGACGAGGCCGCGGTGATGGCCTGGGCCTTCGCCGTCCCGGGCCTCGTCCTCAGCTACTACGCGGCGGTGATGTACGTCCCGGCCGGGATCCGCGCCCTGCGGGAGGGCCGAGCCGCCCGGGCAGGGTAG
- a CDS encoding sugar phosphate nucleotidyltransferase: protein MKAVIMAGGEGTRLRPLTSNAPKPLLPLVNRPMMEHVIDLLKRHGIDEIVVTVAFMANAIRDYFGDGSDFGVKIAYATEETPLGTAGSVRNAMEHLTERFLVISGDVLTDVDLSAIIDVHEANQAMATIGLAHVDNPLEFGIVITREDGSIERFLEKPTWGQVFSDTINTGMFVLEPEIFDYIEPDRSVDFSSEVFPKLLAEGKPLFGAITEGYWEDVGTLEAYVRAHKDILDRKVEVEIPGFEIRPGVWLAENAEVNPDATIAGPAVIGENCRIEAGAVIGEYSVLGANVRVRNDAFLERTVVNDNAYLGEAVRLRGTVVGRSCDLRKGVRTEEGVVIGDECFLGEEASLGSGVKVYAFKTVEPGAVVNESIVWESRGARSLFGRIGASGLANVDITPEFAVRVAMAYGGLLKKGTTVVTSRDSSRSSRMLKRALMAGLNSVGINVEDLEVASVPVTRFVMRRPNIRGGLTVRLVKGDPQSVAVRFFDEDGLDITEDVQRKIERLYARQDFRRVFPGEIGDIGFASRALEHYADALGATVDMSRIRAARSKVVIDYAYGSASFAMPNVLSKLGLEVLAVNPFISTAGVLRDDLDGHATAVADLVRSSGSQLGAVIDPDGEQLRLVDDEGHVLTHSESLLSLLTLLPGTLFGDRVALPVNTSQAAVRILEEHGIKIRWTKLSNPALMDAATEAGVGFAGNQSGNFILPGFMPGFDAAATLVKVLDLMAFHERKLSDVVAGLPRVHVVHDTVVTPWDQKGAVMRTLMEQSKDRDLVLVDGVKVLHDGGWALALPDPEEPVTHIWAEGSSADSARRLAEEYARRIRQMVR, encoded by the coding sequence ATGAAGGCGGTCATCATGGCGGGTGGCGAGGGAACCCGGCTCCGGCCCCTCACCTCCAACGCTCCGAAGCCGCTCCTGCCCCTGGTCAACCGGCCGATGATGGAGCACGTCATCGACCTGCTCAAGCGCCACGGCATCGACGAGATCGTGGTGACGGTGGCCTTCATGGCCAACGCCATCCGCGACTACTTCGGCGACGGCTCCGACTTCGGCGTGAAGATCGCCTACGCCACCGAGGAGACCCCCCTCGGGACCGCCGGCTCGGTGCGCAACGCCATGGAGCACCTCACCGAGCGCTTCCTGGTGATCTCCGGCGACGTGCTCACCGATGTGGACCTCTCCGCCATCATCGACGTCCACGAGGCGAACCAGGCGATGGCCACCATCGGACTGGCCCACGTCGACAACCCGCTCGAGTTCGGCATCGTGATCACCCGTGAGGACGGCAGCATCGAGCGGTTCCTCGAGAAGCCCACGTGGGGGCAGGTCTTCAGCGACACCATCAACACGGGCATGTTCGTGCTCGAACCGGAGATCTTCGACTACATCGAGCCCGATCGCTCGGTCGACTTCTCCAGCGAGGTGTTCCCGAAGCTCCTCGCCGAGGGCAAGCCACTCTTCGGTGCCATCACCGAGGGGTACTGGGAGGACGTGGGCACGCTCGAGGCCTACGTGCGGGCCCACAAGGACATCCTCGACCGCAAGGTGGAGGTGGAGATCCCCGGGTTCGAGATACGTCCGGGCGTCTGGCTGGCGGAGAACGCCGAGGTGAACCCCGATGCCACCATCGCCGGGCCCGCCGTGATCGGGGAGAACTGCCGCATCGAGGCCGGCGCCGTGATCGGGGAGTACTCGGTGCTCGGCGCCAACGTCCGCGTGCGCAACGACGCCTTCCTCGAGCGCACGGTCGTGAACGACAACGCCTACCTCGGCGAGGCCGTGCGCCTGCGGGGCACCGTGGTGGGTCGCTCGTGCGACCTGCGCAAGGGGGTGCGCACCGAGGAGGGCGTGGTCATCGGCGACGAGTGCTTCCTCGGCGAGGAAGCCAGCCTGGGCTCGGGGGTGAAGGTCTACGCCTTCAAGACCGTCGAGCCCGGCGCCGTCGTCAACGAGTCGATCGTGTGGGAGTCGCGTGGCGCCCGCAGCCTGTTCGGCCGGATCGGCGCGTCGGGGTTGGCCAACGTCGACATCACCCCCGAGTTCGCGGTGCGGGTGGCCATGGCCTACGGCGGTCTGCTCAAGAAGGGCACCACCGTCGTCACCTCCCGTGACTCCAGCCGCTCGTCCCGCATGCTCAAGCGGGCGCTGATGGCCGGACTCAACAGCGTGGGGATCAACGTCGAGGACCTCGAGGTGGCGTCGGTCCCGGTGACCCGCTTCGTGATGCGCCGTCCGAACATCCGCGGTGGCCTCACCGTGCGCCTGGTGAAGGGCGACCCGCAATCCGTGGCGGTGCGCTTCTTCGACGAGGACGGGCTCGACATCACCGAGGACGTGCAACGCAAGATCGAACGCCTCTACGCCCGCCAGGACTTCCGCCGGGTCTTCCCGGGCGAGATCGGCGACATCGGCTTCGCCTCCCGGGCCCTCGAGCACTACGCCGACGCCCTCGGTGCCACCGTCGACATGAGCCGCATCCGAGCCGCCCGCTCCAAGGTCGTGATCGACTACGCCTACGGCTCGGCGTCCTTCGCCATGCCCAACGTGCTGTCGAAGCTCGGCCTCGAGGTGCTCGCCGTCAACCCGTTCATCTCCACCGCCGGAGTGCTGCGCGACGACCTCGACGGGCACGCCACCGCCGTCGCCGACCTGGTCCGCAGCTCCGGCAGCCAGCTCGGCGCGGTGATCGACCCCGATGGCGAGCAGCTGCGCCTGGTCGACGACGAGGGCCACGTCCTCACCCATTCCGAGAGCCTGCTCTCGTTGCTGACGCTGCTGCCCGGCACGCTCTTCGGCGACCGGGTGGCCCTGCCGGTGAACACCTCGCAGGCCGCGGTGCGCATCCTCGAGGAGCACGGCATCAAGATCCGCTGGACCAAGCTCTCCAACCCGGCCCTCATGGACGCCGCCACCGAGGCCGGGGTGGGCTTCGCGGGCAACCAGTCCGGCAACTTCATCCTCCCCGGCTTCATGCCGGGGTTCGACGCGGCCGCGACCCTCGTGAAGGTCCTCGACCTGATGGCCTTCCACGAACGGAAGCTGTCCGACGTGGTGGCCGGGCTCCCTCGCGTGCACGTGGTCCACGACACCGTGGTCACCCCGTGGGATCAGAAGGGGGCGGTGATGCGCACGCTCATGGAGCAGAGCAAGGACCGCGACCTCGTGCTCGTCGACGGCGTCAAGGTGCTCCACGACGGCGGGTGGGCCCTCGCCCTGCCCGACCCCGAGGAGCCGGTCACCCACATCTGGGCCGAAGGCTCCTCGGCGGACTCCGCCCGTCGCCTGGCCGAGGAGTACGCCCGTCGGATCCGCCAGATGGTGCGGTGA
- a CDS encoding mechanosensitive ion channel family protein, whose product MTHRWLLAQAGDEIADVQEQAQSWIDRAVDSLPRIGIAVGVLLVMWGVSVGVRHLLAYRWRRTRTPSFAAVMSRLVGWVIVGLGMLVALVVGFPSIDPVDMVAGLGIVSVAAGFAFQDILSNLLAGLLLIVRQPFISGDQIEVDDHHGTVEGITIRETSITTFDGRRVLIPNRDVYQGAVVIQTAHPAVRSELTVGCSYDDDLEVVTATALTALRSCPGVLREPPPEALLCEFGESTITLELWFWSDPHQIEVRRTQHQVVLATKAAFDRAGLSMPWPIVTLQAGPSMSRALGDAPDAAGDDDPRDRDDAGPSPSAPGGDPGQDSEVANRPS is encoded by the coding sequence ATGACCCACCGGTGGCTGCTCGCCCAGGCCGGCGACGAGATCGCCGACGTGCAGGAACAAGCCCAGAGCTGGATCGACCGAGCCGTCGATTCACTGCCCCGCATCGGCATCGCCGTCGGGGTGCTCCTCGTCATGTGGGGGGTCTCGGTCGGCGTCCGCCACCTGCTCGCCTACCGCTGGCGGCGCACGCGGACGCCCAGCTTCGCCGCCGTCATGTCCCGACTGGTCGGCTGGGTGATCGTCGGGCTGGGGATGTTGGTCGCCCTCGTTGTCGGCTTCCCGAGCATCGATCCCGTCGACATGGTCGCCGGCCTCGGCATCGTCTCGGTCGCGGCCGGCTTCGCCTTCCAGGACATCTTGTCCAACCTGTTGGCCGGTCTGCTCCTCATCGTCCGCCAGCCCTTCATCTCGGGCGATCAGATCGAGGTCGACGACCACCACGGCACCGTCGAGGGCATCACCATCCGGGAGACCTCGATCACCACGTTCGACGGCCGCCGCGTCCTCATCCCCAACCGCGACGTCTACCAGGGGGCGGTCGTCATCCAGACCGCGCACCCGGCGGTGCGCAGCGAGCTGACCGTCGGTTGCAGCTACGACGACGACCTCGAGGTGGTGACGGCCACGGCCCTGACGGCCCTGCGTTCGTGCCCCGGCGTCCTTCGCGAGCCACCTCCGGAGGCGTTGCTGTGCGAGTTCGGGGAGTCGACGATCACCCTCGAGCTCTGGTTCTGGAGCGACCCGCACCAGATCGAGGTCCGCCGCACCCAGCACCAGGTGGTGCTGGCGACGAAGGCCGCCTTCGACCGAGCCGGGCTCTCCATGCCCTGGCCGATCGTCACCTTGCAGGCCGGGCCGTCGATGAGCAGAGCCCTGGGCGATGCGCCGGATGCGGCCGGGGACGACGATCCCCGTGATCGGGACGACGCGGGACCTTCACCGTCGGCCCCGGGGGGCGACCCGGGTCAGGACAGCGAGGTGGCGAACAGGCCGTCGTAG
- a CDS encoding SGNH/GDSL hydrolase family protein — MRARPSARGSLTERQARGGGAPSAVRSHRWRRPGLFALLVLSLLVVASCDPNPYQGSPDGPQLTIVGDSLVCDIERQANDRFLYEGWHVSVTALGGYTVQDHEGTIRKVAATNPQVVVIALGANDIREISEGLQTYDEYRRDVRVTLDILRNVPFLVWVGVTTTNGYWGPDGDHRVVGPWINLITVVELAASGRVPGTTLYADWASESAGRMDYFVAPGNVHHSALGCAAYLDLIDRAAASFPGSPIQRPLDSVSVGPG, encoded by the coding sequence ATGCGCGCCCGCCCATCCGCCCGGGGTTCCCTGACCGAGCGTCAGGCAAGGGGTGGCGGCGCACCCTCGGCGGTTCGCTCCCACCGCTGGCGCCGACCCGGGCTGTTCGCCCTGCTCGTGCTCTCGCTCCTCGTTGTCGCCTCGTGCGACCCCAACCCCTACCAGGGGTCGCCGGACGGCCCCCAGCTGACCATCGTCGGCGACAGCCTCGTCTGTGACATCGAACGCCAGGCCAACGACCGCTTCCTCTACGAGGGCTGGCACGTGTCGGTCACCGCGCTCGGCGGGTACACGGTGCAGGACCACGAGGGCACGATCCGCAAGGTCGCGGCCACGAACCCACAGGTCGTGGTGATTGCGCTGGGCGCCAACGACATCCGCGAGATCAGCGAGGGGCTGCAGACCTACGACGAGTACCGCCGCGACGTGCGCGTGACCCTCGACATCCTGCGCAACGTGCCGTTCCTCGTCTGGGTGGGTGTGACCACCACCAACGGCTACTGGGGGCCCGACGGGGACCACCGGGTCGTAGGACCGTGGATCAACCTCATCACCGTGGTCGAGCTGGCCGCATCCGGGCGGGTCCCGGGTACGACGCTCTACGCCGACTGGGCCAGCGAGTCGGCTGGACGGATGGACTACTTCGTCGCTCCGGGGAACGTGCACCACTCGGCGCTGGGCTGCGCGGCCTACCTCGACCTCATCGATCGTGCGGCCGCCTCGTTCCCGGGAAGCCCCATACAGCGGCCGCTGGACTCGGTGAGCGTCGGCCCTGGTTGA
- a CDS encoding HIT family protein yields the protein MTTIFTKILTGELPGRFVHRDETCAAFLTIAPITKGHTLVVPVAEVDHWTDLDDEVVAHLMVVAKKVGEAQKRAFGADRVALMIAGLEVPHTHLHVLPIRSERDMDFAKAQGDVPAEELDAVADALRAEVERGQ from the coding sequence ATGACCACGATCTTCACCAAGATCCTCACCGGCGAGCTCCCGGGGCGCTTCGTCCACCGTGACGAGACCTGTGCCGCCTTCCTCACCATCGCCCCCATCACGAAGGGCCACACCCTCGTCGTCCCCGTCGCCGAGGTCGACCACTGGACCGATCTCGACGACGAGGTGGTCGCCCACCTCATGGTGGTGGCCAAGAAGGTCGGCGAGGCCCAGAAGCGGGCCTTCGGCGCCGATCGGGTGGCCCTGATGATCGCCGGGCTGGAGGTGCCCCACACCCACCTGCACGTGCTGCCCATCCGCAGCGAGCGCGACATGGACTTCGCCAAGGCCCAGGGCGACGTCCCGGCCGAGGAGCTCGACGCCGTCGCCGATGCACTGCGGGCCGAGGTGGAGCGCGGGCAGTAG
- a CDS encoding acyl-CoA dehydrogenase family protein encodes MSELQAAVAPLATEWREQRAERLTRRHLDPADFRALADAGFLAACAPVVAGGGFEDVVRSVRPLAGALRDLGGADPAVALVAAMHPAVLAYWAATAEGDASEWAEQRRAVFASAVSGSQWGTITSEPGSGGDISRTRTVATPDPAVDVGLPGHGYRLVGQKHFGSGSGIADFMVTTAVAEGEDSPSLFVLDTSDRSWDGSGGMRLLAEWDGTGMKATQSHAMDLEGAPAVRAAYPGPLSDLTQNSGAYISCLFTAVILGLVDEAVATARPTIAAKAQDLRAYEQVEWTRAETEHWLMVQAFEGGVRATETGDPTVAIHGALRAKQAGAELAEDVVRRLGRVLGGGTYSQRSPFAHWFEDVRALGFLRPPWGLAYDGLFATSLS; translated from the coding sequence ATGTCCGAGTTGCAGGCCGCCGTCGCACCGCTCGCGACCGAGTGGCGCGAGCAACGAGCCGAACGCCTCACCCGCCGCCACCTCGACCCTGCCGACTTCCGCGCCCTGGCCGACGCCGGCTTCCTCGCCGCGTGTGCGCCGGTCGTCGCCGGTGGGGGCTTCGAGGACGTCGTCCGCTCCGTTCGCCCCTTGGCCGGTGCCTTGCGAGATCTGGGCGGGGCCGACCCCGCCGTGGCGCTGGTGGCCGCCATGCACCCCGCCGTCCTCGCCTACTGGGCGGCGACCGCAGAGGGGGACGCATCGGAGTGGGCCGAGCAGCGACGGGCCGTCTTCGCATCAGCCGTGTCCGGGTCCCAGTGGGGCACGATCACGTCCGAGCCCGGCAGTGGCGGCGACATCTCGAGGACGCGGACGGTTGCGACGCCCGATCCGGCGGTCGACGTGGGCCTGCCGGGACACGGCTATCGCCTGGTGGGTCAGAAGCACTTCGGGAGCGGCTCGGGCATCGCCGACTTCATGGTCACGACCGCGGTCGCAGAGGGCGAGGACAGCCCGTCGCTGTTCGTCCTCGACACGAGCGACCGCTCCTGGGACGGATCCGGCGGCATGCGCCTCCTCGCCGAGTGGGACGGGACCGGCATGAAGGCCACCCAGAGCCACGCCATGGACCTCGAGGGGGCGCCAGCCGTCCGAGCGGCGTACCCCGGACCGCTCAGCGACCTGACGCAGAACAGCGGGGCCTACATCTCGTGCCTGTTCACGGCCGTGATCCTGGGTCTTGTCGACGAGGCGGTGGCCACCGCGCGTCCGACGATCGCCGCCAAGGCGCAGGACCTCCGCGCCTACGAGCAGGTGGAGTGGACTCGAGCCGAGACTGAGCACTGGCTCATGGTCCAGGCCTTCGAGGGTGGCGTCCGGGCGACGGAGACGGGAGACCCCACCGTCGCCATCCACGGGGCGCTGCGGGCCAAGCAGGCAGGGGCCGAGCTGGCCGAGGACGTCGTGCGCCGCCTTGGTCGGGTCCTCGGGGGAGGGACCTATTCGCAACGGTCGCCCTTCGCTCACTGGTTCGAGGACGTGCGCGCCCTCGGCTTCCTCCGTCCACCGTGGGGTCTCGCCTACGACGGCCTGTTCGCCACCTCGCTGTCCTGA